The sequence TGGGGGAACGGCACTGGTGCTGAAGGAATACGGGCTGGCCGATCAGGTTTACGAGATCAATCGAAAGGCGGCTGAAATTGCAAAAGCCGCTGCCAGAGAATTCAGTACTCCGTCCAAACCGCGATTTGTGGCCGGAAGCATGGGGCCGGGAACCAAACTGCCCTCTCTGGGGCAAATTGACTTCCGCAGCTTCCATCAGATGTACTACGATCAGGCAAAAGCCCTGATGGACGGCGGTGTGGATCTGTTTCTTATCGAAACATCTCAGGACATTCTTCAGGCCAAGGCGGCCCTTCTGGCCATCCTACAACTGGAAAAGGAGCGCGGGCGGGACATTCCCGTCATCGTTCAGGTTACCATTGAAAAGGATTTGGGCACGATGCTGGTGGGCACGGAAATAGGTGCCGCAGTGACCACCATGGAACCCTTTCCGCTGTTTGCGTTCGGAATGAATTGCGCCACGGGGCCGGAAGACATGCGCGAGCACGTGCGCTACCTCGGCCATTATTCCCCGTTTCCGATTTCCATTCAGCCCAACGCGGGAATGCCGGACAATATTGACGGGCAGACGGTTTATCCGCTCACGCCGGAAGAACTGGCGCGGGCGCATTATGATTTTATCACCCAAAATGGTGTGGAAATTGTCGGAGGATGCTGCGGCTCCGAACCGGATCACCTGAAGGCGGTGGTTGAGGCGGTTTCGCATCTGAAACCGGCCCCCCGAAATCCCCGATTCCGGCCCTCGGTTTCCAGCCTTTACCAGACCGTTTTAATGGATCAAAATCCGCCGCCGCTTATTGTAGGAGAGCGGGCCAATTCCAATGGAAGTAAAAAATTCCGGGAGCTGCTTCTGGCGGAAGACTATGACGCGATGGTTCAGATTGGACGTCAGCAGGAGAAGGATGGCGCCCACATGCTGGATGTGTGCGTGGCTTACGCCGGACGCGACGAAGTTCGGGATATCGACGAAGTGATTCGGCGATTTAATCAACAAATTACCATTCCCTTAATGATCGATTCCACCGAAATCAATGTCATTGAGCGTGCTCTTCAATTAATTGGCGGCCGGGTCATTATTAATTCCGTGAATCTGGAGGATGGGGAGGGTTCGCGGTTCGGTGCCATTTTAAATCTGGCGAAAACCTACGGTGCGGCTGTCGTGGCCCTTACGATTGACGAATCGGGCATGGCTCTGACCACCGATAAAAAAGTGGCCATTGCCCACCGTATTTTCGATCTGGCCACAAAAAAATTCGGATTGCGTCCCGAAGATTTGATTTTCGACACCCTTACATTTACGCTGGCCAATCCGGAATATGCGGATGCGGCCGTGCAAACCATGAATGCCATCCGAAAAATTAAACAGGACATCCCGGGCGTTCGAACCATTCTGGGGGTGAGTAACAGCTCGTTCGGATTAAAACCCTACGCCCGAAGGATTATTAATTCGGTCTTTTTGTATTACGCCATTGAGGCGGGACTGGACATGGCGATTGTCAATTATGCCCAGATTTTGCCTCTCAACCGAATGGATCCGGAGGAGAAAGAGCTGGCCCGGAAAATCATATTCAACGAAAAGACCGGAGATTTTGATCCGCTGTCGGAATTTTTGTCCCTTGTGAAAGAAAAGACCGGCGGCACCCAGCGAAAAGTGGCGGCAAATCTGCCGCTGGAAGAAATCCTGAAGAACAAGATTATTGATGGCGATCGGGAGAACCTGGAACACTATTTGAAAGAGGCCCTCAAAAAATACAGACCGGTGGAAATTATTAACCGGATTTTACTGGAGGGAATGAAGGTGGTCGGGGACCTTTTTGGAAGCGGCCAAATGCAGCTTCCCTTTGTTTTGCAATCGGCGGAAGTGATGAAAAAAGCGGTGGCATTTCTGGAACCCTACATGGATCGCACGGAAGACAGTGAAAAGGGCAAAATTGTGCTGGCAACGGTTAAGGGGGATGTACACGACATCGGGAAAAATCTGGTGGATATTATTTTAAGCAACAATGGTTACAAGGTGTACAACCTCGGCATCAAGGTTTCTATTGACGATATTTTGAAGGTAGCCCAGGCCAATCAGGTGGACGCCATCGGAATGAGCGGACTGCTGGTGAAATCCACCGTGGTAATGAAAGAAAATCTGGAAGAAATGAGGCACCGGGGAATCAAGGATGTGCCC comes from Calditrichota bacterium and encodes:
- the metH gene encoding methionine synthase; the encoded protein is MKIRELLHKKILIFDGAMGTNLQKKNLTAEDFGGARFEGCNEYLNITRPDVVREIHTSFLEVGSDIVETNSFGGTALVLKEYGLADQVYEINRKAAEIAKAAAREFSTPSKPRFVAGSMGPGTKLPSLGQIDFRSFHQMYYDQAKALMDGGVDLFLIETSQDILQAKAALLAILQLEKERGRDIPVIVQVTIEKDLGTMLVGTEIGAAVTTMEPFPLFAFGMNCATGPEDMREHVRYLGHYSPFPISIQPNAGMPDNIDGQTVYPLTPEELARAHYDFITQNGVEIVGGCCGSEPDHLKAVVEAVSHLKPAPRNPRFRPSVSSLYQTVLMDQNPPPLIVGERANSNGSKKFRELLLAEDYDAMVQIGRQQEKDGAHMLDVCVAYAGRDEVRDIDEVIRRFNQQITIPLMIDSTEINVIERALQLIGGRVIINSVNLEDGEGSRFGAILNLAKTYGAAVVALTIDESGMALTTDKKVAIAHRIFDLATKKFGLRPEDLIFDTLTFTLANPEYADAAVQTMNAIRKIKQDIPGVRTILGVSNSSFGLKPYARRIINSVFLYYAIEAGLDMAIVNYAQILPLNRMDPEEKELARKIIFNEKTGDFDPLSEFLSLVKEKTGGTQRKVAANLPLEEILKNKIIDGDRENLEHYLKEALKKYRPVEIINRILLEGMKVVGDLFGSGQMQLPFVLQSAEVMKKAVAFLEPYMDRTEDSEKGKIVLATVKGDVHDIGKNLVDIILSNNGYKVYNLGIKVSIDDILKVAQANQVDAIGMSGLLVKSTVVMKENLEEMRHRGIKDVPVIVGGAALTRRYVEETLAKTYGGSVYYAQDAFDGLAVMNQLKNADTSRHIKAAGSGTPLPERHKSSLQGKGPQRSAIAKKVPIPQPPFWGRRVVTEIPLNEIFTFINKAALFRGQWHFKRNKRLKGEEYDRFIQETVEPIFERLKKEVVENHWLLPRVVYGYFKCQSEGNDVILYDESGTTEIERFTFPRERKTPYRCLADYFASVESGRMDVIAIQVVTMGEEISKITHRLYDENEYAEYLYLHGFGVESTEALAEYWHKRVREELGIAGADAATPQEIVKMRYQGARYSFGYPACPNLEDQVKIFRLLHPEEIGVALTEQFMLEPEQSTSAIIVHHPEARYFNVK